One genomic segment of Natrononativus amylolyticus includes these proteins:
- a CDS encoding type II toxin-antitoxin system VapC family toxin, translating into MVLLDSCFLIDLFAEDAGAVAKLDEFDWRDASVSTLTVTEVGRGLPEPRRERFQSIVERVDVLSYGFEETKRALDEHRRLRRAGTPIGAVDTMIAATAIEANKPVLTRNVSEFQRTRASVTPY; encoded by the coding sequence ATGGTACTTCTCGATAGCTGTTTTCTCATCGACCTCTTCGCGGAAGACGCCGGCGCAGTCGCAAAGCTGGACGAGTTCGACTGGCGTGATGCGTCGGTTTCGACGCTCACCGTAACCGAGGTCGGACGTGGACTCCCCGAGCCGCGCCGCGAGCGGTTCCAATCGATCGTCGAACGCGTCGACGTGCTGTCGTACGGCTTCGAGGAAACGAAACGGGCGCTCGACGAACACAGACGACTTCGACGAGCGGGAACACCCATCGGGGCCGTCGACACGATGATCGCCGCGACGGCGATCGAAGCGAACAAACCGGTTCTCACGCGAAACGTCTCGGAGTTTCAGCGGACTCGAGCGTCGGTAACGCCGTACTGA
- a CDS encoding cytochrome P450, whose translation MSSDTPALSGGRPPGPDGLPLVGNQLAFLRDPYGFMTRTAREYGDIAAWEDPGGTTYQLNHPDYIEQVLVSNNENYIKGERFQHILRPITGNGILNSEGAVWRRNRHLLQPAFHPDRIEEYAEMMVAFTEDALESWAGGQTRPIHEEMMELTLKIVSRALFGVDIDDHVERIGDSLEEFMLATESLSHLVLPPQVPTPTRRQIRRAREDLDAVVYGMVEERRRNPSDRGVISKLLEVTDENGNTLSNEEIRDEVVTLLLAGHETTALSLTMTAYLLARNPRAEATLVDELEDVLDGATPTMGDLPELGYTERVVKESMRLYPPVPGIVREPVKPDIVGGYEIRPGSTVRMHQWVVHRDPRWYDDPLAFEPDRWTPEMESELPKLAYFPFAAGPRRCIGDRFAMLEARLILATIYREYHLELVPGTDLDLMATITARPKHEIPMTVRERGSRN comes from the coding sequence ATGAGCAGCGACACACCCGCACTCTCCGGCGGCCGACCACCGGGTCCCGACGGCCTGCCGCTGGTGGGCAACCAGCTCGCCTTCCTGCGCGACCCCTACGGGTTCATGACGCGGACGGCCCGCGAATACGGCGACATCGCGGCCTGGGAGGACCCCGGCGGGACGACCTACCAGCTCAACCACCCCGACTACATCGAGCAGGTGCTCGTCTCGAACAACGAGAACTACATCAAAGGCGAGCGGTTCCAGCACATCCTGCGGCCGATCACCGGAAACGGCATCCTGAACAGCGAGGGGGCGGTCTGGCGGCGCAACCGCCACCTGCTCCAGCCGGCGTTTCACCCCGACCGCATCGAGGAGTACGCCGAGATGATGGTCGCGTTCACCGAGGACGCCCTCGAGTCGTGGGCGGGCGGCCAGACCCGGCCGATCCACGAGGAGATGATGGAACTCACCCTGAAGATCGTCAGCCGGGCGCTGTTCGGCGTCGACATCGACGACCACGTCGAGCGGATCGGCGACTCGCTCGAGGAGTTCATGCTGGCGACCGAGAGCCTCTCGCACCTCGTGTTGCCGCCGCAGGTTCCGACGCCGACCCGCCGGCAGATCCGGCGCGCCCGCGAGGACCTAGACGCGGTCGTCTACGGGATGGTCGAAGAACGCCGCCGGAACCCGTCGGACCGCGGTGTGATCTCGAAGCTGCTCGAGGTTACAGACGAGAACGGGAACACCCTCTCGAACGAGGAGATTCGCGACGAGGTGGTGACGCTGCTGCTGGCGGGCCACGAGACGACGGCGCTCTCGTTGACGATGACGGCGTACCTCCTCGCGAGGAACCCGCGGGCGGAGGCGACACTGGTCGACGAACTCGAGGACGTCCTCGACGGCGCTACCCCGACGATGGGCGACCTCCCGGAACTCGGGTACACCGAACGGGTGGTCAAAGAGTCGATGCGGCTGTATCCGCCGGTACCCGGCATCGTCCGCGAGCCCGTCAAGCCGGACATCGTCGGCGGCTACGAGATCCGGCCGGGCTCGACGGTGCGGATGCACCAGTGGGTCGTCCACCGCGATCCGCGCTGGTACGACGACCCGCTCGCGTTCGAGCCCGACCGCTGGACGCCCGAGATGGAGTCCGAGTTACCGAAACTGGCGTACTTCCCGTTCGCGGCGGGGCCGCGACGGTGTATCGGCGATCGATTCGCGATGCTCGAGGCCCGGCTCATCCTCGCGACGATCTATCGAGAATATCACCTCGAGCTGGTCCCGGGAACCGACCTCGATCTGATGGCGACGATTACGGCGCGGCCGAAACACGAGATTCCGATGACAGTCCGCGAACGCGGTAGTCGCAACTGA
- a CDS encoding WD40/YVTN/BNR-like repeat-containing protein, giving the protein MLLIGTTEGGFLTPEDGIEHADRTLESGRVNRVRAFGDVVFAATGSGLFRSEDGATTWRDLGVPRREVFGVLESPDGESLYAGTHPAHLFVSTDGGESWSERAGLREVPSYDTWRTPRHRDEGRIVSLGTHPDASDRLVAGVEVGGVLVSDDRGVTWSERVDGLEPDVHHVLVRGSEEYVVSTGDGLYRTRDAGRSWTRLDDDLDRSYFVGATVAGGRLYTAAATPPPAWDGELGPDAVLFESTDDGDTLEAVPSPVGPDAVVSAWAAAEGGEDVFAATYGGHVLRRRAGTWTSIGSLPAEIHSIEVV; this is encoded by the coding sequence ATGCTCCTGATCGGCACGACGGAGGGCGGCTTCCTCACTCCGGAAGACGGGATCGAGCACGCGGATCGTACCCTCGAAAGCGGGCGGGTGAACCGTGTTCGAGCGTTCGGCGACGTGGTCTTCGCGGCCACGGGTTCGGGACTGTTCCGCTCCGAGGATGGCGCCACGACGTGGCGCGACCTCGGCGTCCCCCGGCGTGAGGTGTTCGGCGTCCTCGAGAGCCCCGACGGCGAGTCCCTCTACGCCGGCACGCACCCGGCGCACCTCTTCGTCTCCACCGATGGCGGCGAGTCCTGGAGCGAGCGCGCCGGCCTGCGGGAGGTCCCGTCGTACGACACGTGGCGAACTCCCCGCCACCGGGACGAGGGTCGCATCGTCAGCCTCGGCACGCACCCCGATGCCTCCGATCGACTCGTCGCCGGCGTCGAGGTCGGCGGCGTCCTGGTTAGCGACGACCGTGGAGTGACCTGGAGCGAGCGGGTAGACGGACTCGAGCCCGACGTCCACCACGTGCTCGTTCGAGGATCCGAAGAGTACGTCGTCTCGACAGGTGACGGTCTGTACCGGACGCGCGACGCAGGTCGGTCGTGGACGCGTCTGGACGACGATCTCGACCGGAGCTACTTCGTCGGGGCGACCGTCGCCGGTGGGCGACTGTACACTGCAGCGGCCACTCCACCTCCGGCGTGGGACGGCGAGCTCGGCCCGGACGCGGTGCTGTTCGAATCGACCGACGACGGTGACACGCTCGAGGCCGTCCCGTCGCCCGTCGGCCCCGACGCGGTCGTCTCCGCCTGGGCGGCAGCCGAGGGCGGGGAGGACGTGTTCGCGGCAACGTACGGCGGCCACGTTCTCAGGCGGCGGGCGGGAACGTGGACTTCGATCGGGTCGCTTCCCGCCGAGATTCACTCGATCGAGGTCGTGTGA
- a CDS encoding antitoxin VapB family protein encodes MGSKTISLREETYRRLDRAKHEGESFSDVVDRLLVDEDDPLRELVGFVEGDELEDVRRGSAGFREEVSDRFDGERGSSGGEDGTSR; translated from the coding sequence ATGGGGAGTAAGACGATCAGCCTCCGGGAAGAAACGTACCGACGACTCGACAGAGCGAAACACGAGGGTGAGAGCTTCAGCGACGTCGTCGATCGACTGCTGGTCGACGAGGACGATCCGCTCCGCGAACTCGTCGGGTTCGTAGAGGGCGACGAACTCGAGGACGTTCGACGGGGGTCGGCCGGCTTTCGCGAGGAGGTCAGCGACCGGTTCGACGGCGAGAGGGGGTCATCCGGAGGGGAGGATGGTACTTCTCGATAG
- a CDS encoding pantoate kinase: MREEATAFVPGHITGFFSSHPDDDPTKAGSRGAGLTLTDGVEVTVEPADEPAVYLEGDPVEIEPVETVLETLDAPARVRAASDLPLGAGFGVSGAVALGTALAANRVFDRRLSVNELVTVAHGAEVRAGTGLGDVVAQARGGVPIRLEPGAPAHNELDGIPARARVEYVSFGELSTAEVLSGDTDRLTHAGTRALSRVVEEPTLLSFMFASRAFAREAELVTDSVAEALADVAAVDGQASMAMLGDTVFALGTGLSDAGYEPAVCATHPAGAMLK, encoded by the coding sequence ATGCGCGAGGAGGCGACTGCGTTCGTGCCGGGCCACATCACGGGCTTTTTCAGCAGCCACCCGGACGACGATCCGACGAAAGCCGGCTCTCGAGGCGCCGGGCTCACCCTCACCGACGGCGTCGAGGTGACGGTCGAACCGGCCGACGAGCCGGCGGTGTACCTCGAGGGCGACCCCGTCGAAATCGAGCCCGTCGAGACCGTCCTCGAGACGCTCGACGCGCCCGCCCGCGTGCGAGCCGCCTCGGACCTCCCGCTCGGTGCCGGTTTCGGCGTCTCGGGGGCGGTCGCGCTGGGGACGGCCCTCGCCGCCAACCGCGTCTTCGATCGACGGCTCTCGGTGAACGAACTCGTAACCGTCGCCCACGGCGCGGAGGTCCGGGCCGGGACCGGCCTGGGCGACGTCGTCGCCCAGGCTCGCGGCGGCGTCCCGATCCGGCTCGAGCCCGGCGCGCCGGCGCACAACGAACTCGACGGGATTCCGGCGCGGGCTCGCGTCGAGTACGTCTCCTTCGGCGAACTCTCGACCGCCGAGGTGCTCTCGGGCGACACCGACCGACTGACTCACGCCGGGACGCGGGCGCTCTCGAGGGTCGTCGAGGAGCCGACGCTGCTGTCGTTCATGTTCGCCTCCCGGGCGTTCGCCCGCGAGGCCGAACTGGTGACCGACTCGGTCGCCGAGGCGCTGGCGGACGTCGCCGCCGTCGACGGCCAGGCGTCGATGGCGATGCTCGGCGACACCGTCTTCGCGCTCGGGACGGGGCTGTCGGACGCGGGCTACGAGCCGGCCGTCTGTGCGACGCATCCGGCGGGTGCGATGCTGAAGTAG
- a CDS encoding WD40/YVTN/BNR-like repeat-containing protein, with translation METSSTATGRELGDAEGVVDFVRRYSRTWIHGVSTAGLTGFGMLTFVHRWFAALAIASYVLPPVGLYLAHGGPTTGASPNPAAESSDESTTPPETSDHTRAPTTSSAERRGTPPGPADTAGRAAETDDDRLTGGESSGTDEDTLPTREPRWTGAEAPTAAPLFGAALARGGAVAVGGDGVVVASGDEGWTTVLEDGPGANAETLYGVDPTADGKIVWMAGDNGAVGRLEVDTGRHVDHSAPNDLTDNLTGVAVSGIEGDETVLVINGSGEVLRGRYRDGDLVWGEPVKPGSGSSLTDVAFAGEVGYCCDTNDGVFRSEDGGRTFERVGLEGADGTLTALAPAAPDDCLVATDAGVVHRYDGDAWTPERVGEAALTGVARDDGGVAVCDDAGGIAERRGPAADWERIATSAPGLLRGIALEGGRGLVVGDEGTVLEQR, from the coding sequence ATGGAAACGTCCTCGACCGCGACCGGCCGCGAACTCGGTGACGCCGAGGGGGTCGTCGACTTCGTTCGTCGGTACTCGAGGACCTGGATCCACGGGGTCTCGACGGCGGGGCTGACCGGGTTCGGGATGCTGACGTTCGTTCACCGCTGGTTCGCCGCGCTGGCGATCGCGAGTTACGTCTTGCCGCCCGTGGGGCTGTACCTCGCCCACGGCGGGCCGACGACGGGCGCGTCCCCGAACCCGGCTGCGGAGTCGTCCGACGAATCGACGACGCCACCGGAGACGTCGGACCACACCCGCGCTCCGACCACCTCGAGCGCGGAGCGACGGGGGACACCACCCGGGCCCGCGGACACCGCGGGTCGGGCCGCCGAGACGGACGACGACCGGCTGACCGGGGGCGAGTCGTCGGGGACCGACGAGGACACACTGCCGACTCGAGAGCCGCGGTGGACGGGAGCCGAGGCGCCGACCGCCGCGCCGCTGTTCGGCGCCGCGCTCGCGCGAGGCGGGGCCGTCGCCGTCGGCGGTGACGGTGTCGTGGTCGCGAGCGGGGATGAGGGGTGGACGACCGTCCTCGAGGACGGCCCTGGCGCGAACGCCGAAACTCTCTACGGGGTCGACCCCACCGCCGACGGGAAAATCGTCTGGATGGCCGGCGACAACGGCGCGGTCGGCCGCCTCGAGGTCGACACCGGCCGCCACGTCGACCATTCCGCGCCGAACGACCTGACGGACAACCTGACCGGGGTCGCGGTTTCCGGCATCGAGGGAGACGAAACCGTCCTCGTGATCAACGGCTCCGGGGAGGTGTTGCGCGGGCGATACCGCGACGGCGATCTCGTCTGGGGGGAGCCAGTGAAACCGGGCAGCGGCTCGAGCCTCACCGACGTCGCGTTCGCCGGCGAGGTCGGCTACTGCTGTGACACGAACGACGGCGTCTTCCGCAGCGAGGATGGCGGCCGAACGTTCGAGCGGGTCGGACTCGAGGGCGCCGACGGCACCCTCACGGCGCTCGCGCCGGCGGCTCCCGACGACTGCCTCGTCGCCACGGACGCGGGCGTCGTTCACCGGTACGACGGAGACGCGTGGACGCCCGAGCGAGTCGGCGAGGCGGCACTGACGGGGGTCGCTCGAGACGACGGCGGCGTCGCGGTCTGTGACGACGCGGGCGGCATCGCGGAGCGCCGCGGTCCGGCCGCCGACTGGGAACGGATCGCGACGAGCGCGCCGGGACTCCTCCGGGGGATCGCGCTCGAGGGCGGTCGTGGACTCGTCGTCGGCGACGAGGGAACGGTGCTCGAGCAGCGGTGA
- the aspS gene encoding aspartate--tRNA(Asn) ligase, with translation MQDRTYTADAEPGDEVTVAGWVHEVRDLGGIAFLILRDATGKIQVKFEKDEMDEELVETGLGVSRESVVTVSGAVEEEPRAPTGVEITPDSLEVVAPADPELPLDPSGKVDADISTRLDNRTLDLRKDEVQAIFEIRAEILRAAREQFREVGCTEITTPKIVATGTEGGTELFPITYFGQEAFMNQSPQLFKQLMAGSNLERVFEIGPIFRAEEHNTPRHLNEATSIDFEGAFCDHHDAMDVVEGVVKAAYEAIAENCADELETLGLDEEFEIPDEAFPRLSYEEAIERINATGELDEQLVWGDDLPTEAEKALGQDVGGHYFITDWPSEIKPFYIKDHDDDEQLSTGFDLMHPRMELVSGGQREHRYDHLVEGFKQQGLDPDQFEYYTKMFKYGMPPHAGFGLGGERLVMTILGLENIREAVLFPRDRQRLSP, from the coding sequence ATGCAGGACAGAACCTACACTGCCGACGCCGAACCCGGCGACGAGGTCACCGTCGCCGGCTGGGTCCACGAAGTGCGGGACCTCGGCGGCATCGCCTTCCTAATCCTCCGGGACGCGACCGGGAAGATCCAGGTCAAGTTCGAGAAAGACGAGATGGACGAGGAGCTCGTCGAAACCGGCCTCGGCGTCTCCCGTGAGAGCGTCGTGACAGTCTCGGGCGCCGTCGAAGAGGAGCCCCGCGCGCCGACGGGCGTCGAGATCACGCCGGACTCGCTCGAGGTCGTCGCCCCCGCAGATCCCGAACTCCCCCTCGACCCCTCGGGGAAGGTCGACGCTGATATCTCGACTCGGCTGGACAACCGCACGCTCGACCTCCGCAAGGACGAGGTCCAGGCGATCTTCGAGATCCGCGCGGAGATTCTGCGGGCTGCCCGCGAGCAGTTCCGCGAGGTCGGCTGTACGGAGATCACGACGCCGAAGATCGTCGCCACGGGGACCGAGGGCGGCACCGAGCTGTTCCCGATCACCTACTTCGGCCAGGAGGCCTTTATGAACCAGAGCCCGCAGCTGTTCAAGCAGCTGATGGCCGGCTCCAACTTAGAGCGCGTCTTCGAGATCGGCCCGATCTTCCGCGCCGAGGAGCACAACACCCCCCGGCACCTCAACGAGGCGACCTCGATCGACTTCGAGGGCGCCTTTTGCGACCACCACGACGCGATGGACGTCGTCGAGGGCGTCGTGAAGGCCGCCTACGAGGCCATCGCAGAGAACTGCGCGGACGAACTCGAGACGCTCGGCCTCGACGAGGAGTTCGAAATTCCCGACGAGGCGTTTCCGCGGCTCTCCTACGAGGAGGCCATCGAGCGCATCAACGCCACCGGCGAACTCGACGAGCAGCTGGTGTGGGGCGACGACCTCCCCACCGAGGCCGAGAAGGCGCTCGGACAGGACGTCGGCGGCCACTACTTCATCACCGACTGGCCGAGCGAGATCAAGCCGTTTTACATCAAGGACCACGACGACGACGAGCAGCTCTCGACCGGCTTCGACCTGATGCACCCGCGGATGGAACTCGTCTCGGGCGGCCAGCGCGAGCACCGCTACGACCACCTCGTCGAGGGGTTCAAACAGCAGGGACTCGACCCCGACCAGTTCGAGTACTACACCAAGATGTTCAAGTACGGGATGCCGCCCCACGCCGGCTTCGGCCTCGGCGGTGAGCGGCTGGTGATGACGATTCTGGGACTCGAGAACATTCGAGAGGCTGTGCTGTTCCCGCGAGACCGACAACGGCTGAGCCCGTAA
- a CDS encoding helix-turn-helix domain-containing protein: MGLIAEFRLQSPDAPLVDVARAVPGCTITVEYEEQTVSGPIVHVVRVECASFGAFEAALEAAEYVEEVTLISDGGAARTYHVINRGPFPKEMDELTLNKTLIERMRVTEDGWHLRQRFANRDELAAYREGCRRMGSRFYLDRLYETADADRTVPGISDKQREALLAAYEAGYFAVPRRSSLEDVAADLDISRSALAERLHRGEAHLLEHYVHDDQY; encoded by the coding sequence ATGGGTTTGATCGCGGAGTTTCGCTTGCAGTCACCGGACGCACCGCTGGTCGACGTTGCCCGTGCAGTTCCTGGTTGCACGATCACCGTCGAATACGAGGAGCAAACCGTTTCCGGCCCGATCGTACACGTCGTGCGCGTCGAGTGCGCTTCGTTCGGGGCGTTCGAAGCCGCCCTTGAAGCCGCGGAGTACGTCGAGGAGGTCACGCTCATCAGCGACGGCGGCGCTGCGCGGACGTATCACGTTATCAACCGTGGACCGTTCCCGAAAGAGATGGACGAACTCACGCTCAACAAGACGCTCATCGAGCGGATGCGCGTCACAGAGGACGGGTGGCACTTACGACAGCGCTTCGCCAACCGCGACGAACTCGCCGCCTATCGCGAAGGCTGTCGGAGAATGGGCTCTCGGTTTTACCTCGACCGACTCTACGAGACGGCCGACGCCGACCGGACGGTTCCGGGTATCTCCGATAAACAGCGCGAGGCCCTCCTGGCCGCCTACGAGGCGGGCTACTTCGCGGTTCCCCGCCGATCGTCGCTCGAAGACGTCGCCGCCGACCTCGATATCTCCCGATCTGCACTCGCCGAGCGGTTACACCGCGGGGAGGCACACCTCCTCGAGCACTACGTCCACGACGATCAGTATTGA
- a CDS encoding cation:proton antiporter, producing MALEGFVVGLLVAGLAILALVVLTRLVDERPLSLPIVYLALGAAAFTAAPALPYPDPIEFADEAERLTELGVIIALMGAGLKVGRPPGWPAWESTVRLLAITMPLSIAGAATLGWAVGGLVLPTALLLGAVIAPTDPVLASEVQVEAPDRQRERALESEADPGADGSEVDHSSETEGSDEVRFALTSEAGLNDGLAFPFTYLAVLVALVGYAPGRWLGEWLLVFVAYKLVVGLLGGLVVGWLLARLVFRFSAESPLSRSVQGLEAVAGTLIAYAAVELVGGYGFIAVFVAAVTIREYERNHEYHEALHGVAEMGEQLLMVAIMVLFGGALADGLLSALTWEAVLVGLGILFVVRPLAGLIGLIGFDHGWRERAVISTFGIRGIGSFYYLSWALNTAPFRNAELLWSIVGFVVLVSVVVHGIAASPVMRWLAGKR from the coding sequence ATGGCACTCGAGGGGTTCGTCGTCGGGCTGCTGGTCGCAGGACTCGCGATCCTCGCGCTCGTCGTCCTGACGCGACTCGTCGACGAGCGCCCGCTCTCGCTGCCGATCGTCTACCTCGCTCTCGGCGCGGCGGCGTTCACGGCGGCGCCAGCACTTCCCTACCCCGATCCGATCGAGTTCGCCGACGAGGCCGAGCGGCTGACCGAACTCGGCGTGATCATCGCGCTGATGGGTGCCGGCCTCAAGGTTGGCCGGCCGCCGGGCTGGCCGGCCTGGGAGTCGACCGTTCGGCTGCTCGCGATCACGATGCCGCTGTCGATCGCGGGCGCCGCGACACTCGGTTGGGCCGTCGGCGGGCTGGTCCTCCCGACGGCGCTCCTCTTAGGAGCCGTGATCGCACCGACCGATCCGGTTCTCGCCTCGGAGGTGCAGGTCGAGGCCCCCGACCGGCAGCGAGAGCGCGCGCTCGAGTCGGAGGCCGACCCCGGTGCGGACGGCTCGGAAGTCGACCACAGCTCCGAGACCGAGGGTTCGGACGAGGTCCGCTTCGCGCTCACCTCCGAGGCCGGACTCAACGACGGGCTCGCCTTTCCGTTCACCTACCTCGCGGTGCTCGTCGCGCTCGTCGGCTACGCCCCCGGGCGGTGGCTCGGGGAGTGGCTCCTCGTCTTCGTCGCCTACAAGCTCGTCGTCGGCCTCCTCGGCGGCCTCGTCGTCGGCTGGCTGCTCGCGCGACTCGTCTTTCGGTTCTCCGCGGAGTCACCGCTCTCGAGATCGGTACAGGGGCTTGAGGCCGTCGCGGGAACGCTGATCGCCTACGCGGCGGTCGAACTGGTCGGCGGCTACGGCTTCATCGCGGTGTTCGTCGCCGCGGTGACGATCCGGGAGTACGAGCGCAACCACGAGTACCACGAGGCGCTCCACGGGGTCGCCGAGATGGGCGAGCAGCTACTGATGGTGGCGATCATGGTCCTGTTCGGCGGCGCGTTGGCCGACGGCTTGCTTTCGGCGCTGACGTGGGAGGCCGTTCTCGTCGGGCTCGGCATCCTCTTCGTCGTCCGGCCGCTCGCCGGGCTGATCGGACTGATCGGATTCGATCACGGCTGGCGCGAGCGCGCCGTTATCTCGACGTTCGGAATCCGCGGCATCGGCTCGTTCTACTACCTCTCGTGGGCCCTGAACACCGCGCCGTTTCGAAACGCCGAGTTGCTGTGGTCGATCGTCGGCTTCGTCGTCCTCGTCTCGGTCGTCGTCCACGGGATCGCGGCGAGCCCGGTGATGCGGTGGCTCGCCGGCAAGCGGTAG